Part of the Bacillus sp. N1-1 genome, GTTGAATTCAAGGTTTTTTCTCTGGTATGATAAACATTATACCAAGATTACCAATGAAACAACTGGTGTAAAGAAAAAATATTGACATTTGCTTAATTTGTAGCTATAATACTTTTGTTGCCTTGAGGTGATACACAGATGAAATGGTCAATTGAACAATTGAAGTCCTATAAATTAAAAGGCCTTACAATTGACGAAGAAGTGAATGTAGAGGAACTGAAGGAACGTAATCCAGATATACGTGAGATTACGCCAGTTCATGTTACCGGTGAAACATCGTTTCATGGTAATAAGGTTACCTTTCATCTTACAGTGAAAGGCAAAATGGTTCTACCATGTGCCAATACACTTGAAGATGTTGATTTTCCGTTCGTACTTCGCCCAATGGAGACATTTGTGCTTGAAGCAAACACAAATGGCGTTGATTTTGAGGTGGAAGATGAAGAAATTCATCAAGTTTCGGGAAATACGGTTGACTTAGTTCCGTATATTAAGGAAAATATACTTTTGGAGATTCCGATTCGCGTTGTGAAATACAGCTCTGAATCTGAAGAAATGCCAAAAAAATCCGGAA contains:
- a CDS encoding YceD family protein codes for the protein MKWSIEQLKSYKLKGLTIDEEVNVEELKERNPDIREITPVHVTGETSFHGNKVTFHLTVKGKMVLPCANTLEDVDFPFVLRPMETFVLEANTNGVDFEVEDEEIHQVSGNTVDLVPYIKENILLEIPIRVVKYSSESEEMPKKSGNGWEVITKEQPKEKVDPRMAGLADFFNKENEDS